The Planococcus liqunii genome includes a region encoding these proteins:
- a CDS encoding Na(+)/H(+) antiporter subunit B produces the protein MRTNDVMLQTATKVVTFIILMFAVHIFFAGHYTPGGGFVGGLLTASAIVLLMLAYDIETVKKIIPFNYVMMTATGLLLALGTASASIFFNVPFFTHAYDYFDLPLWGKTSLHSAALFDLGVYLVVVGVTMTIIQTIGEDE, from the coding sequence ATGAGAACAAATGATGTGATGCTTCAAACCGCTACAAAAGTGGTGACTTTTATCATTTTGATGTTCGCTGTCCATATTTTCTTCGCTGGGCATTATACGCCGGGCGGCGGATTTGTCGGCGGCCTTCTGACAGCCAGTGCCATTGTTTTGCTGATGCTGGCGTACGACATAGAAACGGTGAAAAAAATCATCCCGTTCAATTACGTCATGATGACCGCTACCGGCCTGCTATTGGCCCTTGGAACGGCGAGCGCTTCCATTTTCTTTAATGTCCCATTCTTTACACATGCCTACGATTATTTCGATTTGCCGCTTTGGGGCAAAACATCTTTGCATTCTGCCGCTTTGTTTGATCTAGGTGTTTATCTGGTTGTTGTCGGCGTTACGATGACCATTATTCAAACGATTGGAGAGGATGAATAA
- a CDS encoding Na+/H+ antiporter subunit A, giving the protein MSLVFLIFLPIIAALFIPLLFKKIGQIHTGWFVLVVPVILFIYYATQLPTTMDGGTRVSEFQWIPSLDLSFIAYLDGLSLLFSLLITGIGSLVVLYSVFYLDKKREQLHNFYVYLLMFMTAMLGIVQSDHLITLYLFWELTSISSFLLIGYWYTRDRSRFGALKSMMITVFGGLMMLGGFVLLSIMGNTYSIRELISQAPELLGHEFFTWALVLILLGAFTKSAQFPFYIWLPDAMEAPTPVSAYLHSATMVKAGLYLVARFTPIFAASGTWVWLVTGIGLFTMFWGSFFALKQKDLKGILAFSTVSQLGLIMSLLGASALGFHVEDAAGTVFKYAAFAAIFHLVNHAVFKGSLFMIAGIVDHETGTRDIRKLGGLMSIMPISFTIAMIGSFSMAGIPLFGGFLSKEMFLTAMLAIAEFDLFSMDVWGILFPVLAWIGSVFTFVYSFYFVFHTFAGKHKPEELPKHAHEAPIGMLVSPAILAVSVIAIFFIPNVVGDWLVKPAVLAIQPFMYSSPEEIDIHVSAWHGANTEFFMTLGIFAIGALLFWSFRKWKQAYEVFPDSVSLNRLYDSFMYLSDGGANRFSAVYMTGFIRSYLVYMFGFLVLIVLSTLVITDAFVLDLSNTAPIGIYEIIILVALVGGTITILAAKSRLTAIIALGAVGYSVALFFVIFRAPDLALTQLVIETISVALFLLAFYHLPKVSKKEERMGFKLGNAAIALGVGITMTLVALASHSQKILPSISEYYKETVYTEAGGGNIVNVILVDYRGFDTLFEITVLGIAGIAIISMIKLRLNKKEGQHENK; this is encoded by the coding sequence TTGTCACTTGTGTTTTTGATTTTCTTACCTATAATAGCAGCACTGTTCATCCCGCTGTTGTTTAAAAAAATCGGCCAGATTCATACCGGCTGGTTTGTTTTGGTTGTTCCGGTGATTTTATTCATTTATTACGCTACCCAGCTTCCGACTACAATGGACGGCGGCACACGGGTTTCAGAATTTCAATGGATTCCCTCACTCGACCTCTCATTCATAGCCTACCTGGATGGATTGAGCCTTTTGTTTTCGTTGCTTATTACGGGCATCGGATCTCTGGTCGTCTTGTATTCAGTTTTTTACCTGGATAAAAAACGCGAGCAATTACATAATTTTTACGTTTATCTATTGATGTTCATGACTGCCATGCTGGGCATCGTCCAGTCTGACCATCTGATTACGCTGTACCTTTTCTGGGAACTGACCTCGATTTCTTCGTTTCTATTAATCGGTTACTGGTATACCCGTGACCGCTCGCGGTTTGGTGCTTTGAAATCGATGATGATTACCGTGTTCGGCGGGTTGATGATGCTCGGAGGTTTTGTGCTTCTCAGCATTATGGGCAACACGTACTCCATCCGCGAACTGATTTCCCAGGCTCCGGAGCTGCTTGGCCATGAGTTCTTTACTTGGGCTTTGGTATTGATCCTGCTTGGTGCGTTTACGAAATCCGCGCAATTCCCATTCTACATCTGGCTTCCGGATGCAATGGAAGCGCCGACACCTGTCAGCGCTTACCTGCATTCAGCCACTATGGTGAAAGCCGGCCTTTATCTGGTCGCGAGATTCACACCAATTTTTGCCGCTTCCGGCACTTGGGTGTGGCTGGTGACCGGAATCGGGTTGTTCACCATGTTCTGGGGATCGTTTTTTGCACTAAAGCAAAAAGACCTCAAGGGAATCCTCGCTTTTTCAACAGTATCCCAGCTTGGATTGATCATGAGTTTGCTCGGTGCTTCTGCACTCGGCTTCCATGTTGAAGATGCCGCCGGTACGGTATTTAAGTATGCGGCTTTTGCAGCAATTTTCCACCTGGTCAACCATGCGGTATTTAAAGGCAGCCTGTTCATGATTGCTGGAATTGTCGATCATGAAACCGGTACACGCGATATCCGCAAACTCGGCGGGTTGATGAGCATTATGCCGATCAGCTTCACGATTGCGATGATCGGTTCGTTCTCCATGGCTGGGATCCCGCTTTTCGGCGGTTTCCTCAGCAAGGAAATGTTCTTGACGGCCATGCTTGCCATCGCAGAATTCGATTTGTTCTCCATGGATGTATGGGGAATCCTGTTCCCTGTCTTGGCATGGATTGGAAGCGTTTTTACGTTCGTTTACAGTTTTTATTTTGTGTTCCACACCTTTGCTGGCAAACACAAGCCGGAAGAATTGCCGAAACATGCGCACGAAGCACCTATCGGGATGCTGGTATCCCCTGCTATTTTAGCGGTGTCTGTCATCGCCATTTTCTTTATTCCAAACGTGGTTGGCGATTGGCTTGTGAAACCGGCAGTGCTGGCAATCCAGCCATTTATGTACAGCAGTCCGGAAGAAATTGATATCCATGTTTCCGCTTGGCACGGTGCGAATACCGAGTTCTTTATGACGCTTGGCATTTTTGCCATTGGTGCTCTGCTGTTCTGGTCGTTCCGCAAATGGAAGCAGGCTTACGAAGTATTCCCTGACAGCGTTTCGCTCAACCGCTTATACGACAGCTTCATGTATTTAAGCGATGGCGGAGCCAACCGCTTTTCCGCTGTTTACATGACCGGCTTCATCCGGTCCTACCTTGTGTATATGTTCGGTTTCCTCGTGCTGATTGTTTTAAGCACATTGGTCATTACCGATGCCTTTGTTTTGGATCTGAGCAACACAGCTCCGATCGGCATTTATGAAATCATCATCCTGGTCGCCTTAGTGGGCGGCACCATCACCATTTTGGCGGCGAAATCCAGATTAACTGCTATTATCGCACTCGGTGCGGTAGGTTATTCCGTTGCTTTGTTCTTTGTCATTTTCCGCGCGCCGGATTTGGCTTTGACGCAACTGGTGATTGAAACCATCTCGGTCGCTTTGTTCCTGCTGGCGTTTTATCATTTGCCGAAAGTGAGCAAAAAAGAAGAACGGATGGGCTTTAAACTTGGGAATGCCGCGATTGCTCTAGGAGTCGGCATCACCATGACACTTGTCGCTTTGGCTTCCCATTCGCAAAAAATCCTGCCGTCCATTTCGGAGTATTATAAAGAAACCGTCTACACTGAAGCCGGCGGCGGAAATATCGTCAACGTCATTCTGGTGGATTACCGCGGTTTTGATACGCTGTTCGAAATTACGGTTCTTGGCATCGCCGGGATTGCCATCATTTCCATGATCAAACTCCGTTTAAACAAAAAGGAGGGGCAACATGAGAACAAATGA
- a CDS encoding MFS transporter, producing the protein MDAQKKNFFIIIFSNFLVAGSTTMIMPFLSLYIETLGNYSEAYVQRWAGLVFGVTFVAALFMSPIWGRIADKYGYKPILIINGFGIAISIFLMGTADSVHELFLIRLFMGVVTGFIPTSLAFVSSQTRREEAGKTLGTLQMGSVSGTLFGPVIGGLMADAFGFIYTFVITSGVIGIAALLVAFGLKEIKRVKKKDAHVYARKTIIQGILNHRLLFNVMIITSLIQIGNFSIQPLLSLYVAHLTDGSQVALLAGITFSATGVGNLLFARRWGRLGDQIGYEKVLTFLLILAFVFIVPQAFVTELWQLMILRLLFGIAVGGMIPTTTALMRREAPIEIQGEIMGYNTSFRFLGNIIGPMFGGIVSGFIGIPSVFIVTGTLFLVSFVFLKYTTSKPEQDFEDVLLEQELKSM; encoded by the coding sequence ATGGATGCACAAAAAAAGAATTTCTTTATCATTATATTTTCCAACTTCCTCGTAGCAGGAAGCACCACCATGATTATGCCTTTTTTATCGCTTTATATTGAAACGCTTGGCAATTATTCAGAAGCATATGTCCAACGGTGGGCTGGGCTGGTATTCGGCGTGACGTTTGTCGCGGCTTTGTTCATGTCGCCAATCTGGGGAAGGATTGCAGATAAATACGGCTATAAGCCGATCCTGATCATCAACGGGTTCGGGATTGCTATTAGTATATTTTTGATGGGCACCGCCGATTCTGTTCATGAATTATTTTTAATCCGGCTGTTCATGGGTGTTGTTACCGGCTTTATCCCTACTTCCCTTGCATTCGTCAGCTCGCAAACCCGCAGAGAAGAAGCGGGCAAGACGCTTGGCACACTGCAGATGGGGAGTGTATCGGGCACTTTGTTCGGTCCGGTGATTGGCGGGTTGATGGCGGATGCTTTCGGCTTTATCTATACGTTCGTCATTACGTCCGGCGTTATCGGGATTGCGGCTCTTCTCGTCGCTTTCGGTTTGAAAGAAATCAAACGGGTGAAGAAAAAAGATGCGCATGTCTACGCGCGAAAAACAATCATTCAAGGGATACTCAATCACCGGCTGCTGTTTAATGTCATGATCATCACGTCGCTGATCCAAATCGGCAACTTTTCCATACAGCCGCTTTTGTCGCTATATGTCGCTCATTTGACCGACGGCTCACAAGTTGCGCTGCTCGCCGGGATTACGTTTAGTGCGACCGGTGTCGGGAATCTGTTGTTTGCCCGCCGCTGGGGACGGCTAGGCGACCAGATCGGCTACGAGAAAGTGCTGACGTTTTTGCTGATTCTCGCCTTTGTCTTTATCGTCCCGCAAGCGTTTGTGACTGAGCTTTGGCAATTGATGATCCTTCGCCTGCTGTTCGGGATTGCTGTCGGCGGTATGATTCCAACGACGACCGCTTTAATGCGCAGAGAAGCGCCGATTGAAATCCAAGGGGAAATTATGGGCTATAACACAAGCTTCCGCTTCCTAGGCAATATCATCGGTCCAATGTTCGGAGGGATTGTCAGTGGATTTATCGGCATTCCATCCGTATTTATCGTCACTGGCACGCTTTTCCTGGTCTCCTTTGTCTTTTTGAAATACACCACCTCCAAACCGGAGCAGGATTTCGAAGACGTACTGCTGGAACAGGAATTGAAATCGATGTAA
- a CDS encoding peptidylprolyl isomerase, with the protein MRKKLMPIVLLTAFLAACNTNSETATTEPANTETSSETASEAKVIEGYPQLSKEVADNEALVAMKTSMGDIKIKLFPELAPKAVENFLTHAENGYYDGLLFHRVMEGFMIQGGDPTGTGGGGESIYGKPFEDEFSKNLYNIRGALSMANAGPGTNGSQFFIVQATEVPAEQIPADHPEEIKAAYKEMGGASWLDGKHTVFGQVVEGMDVVDAIAATETQQERPVKDITIDSIEILEK; encoded by the coding sequence ATGAGAAAAAAACTAATGCCAATCGTATTGCTTACAGCTTTTCTGGCTGCCTGCAATACCAATAGTGAAACTGCAACAACTGAACCAGCCAACACAGAAACATCATCCGAAACGGCTTCTGAAGCAAAAGTGATAGAAGGCTATCCACAATTGTCGAAAGAAGTGGCAGACAATGAAGCGCTGGTGGCAATGAAGACATCAATGGGCGACATTAAAATCAAACTTTTTCCGGAACTGGCGCCTAAAGCCGTCGAAAACTTTCTGACACATGCTGAAAATGGCTATTACGACGGACTTCTCTTCCATCGGGTAATGGAAGGCTTTATGATTCAAGGCGGTGATCCGACAGGCACCGGCGGCGGTGGAGAAAGCATTTACGGCAAGCCGTTCGAAGATGAATTCAGTAAGAATTTATACAACATCCGCGGAGCCCTTTCCATGGCAAACGCAGGTCCTGGAACAAATGGCAGCCAGTTTTTCATTGTCCAGGCAACGGAAGTTCCTGCCGAACAAATTCCAGCTGACCATCCGGAAGAAATAAAAGCAGCTTATAAAGAAATGGGCGGCGCTTCTTGGCTTGATGGCAAACATACTGTGTTTGGCCAGGTAGTTGAAGGCATGGACGTGGTGGATGCCATCGCCGCGACAGAAACCCAGCAAGAGAGACCGGTAAAAGACATTACAATCGACTCGATTGAAATTCTAGAAAAATGA